One stretch of Roseiconus lacunae DNA includes these proteins:
- a CDS encoding glycosyltransferase family 4 protein — translation MSSLVRPLLDSGEVQLAIVTSLPGYPDVEFADDEVTYFNIGANRVLETYGAFRKTRINRLLHKATQIAKRWAPDLIHFHGSERIFGLVRSRGMLNVPSVLSIQGIVEEIHRVYDHGIRSSDRRLAWTVSDLLRYSTPATIRQKYAAQIPLEREILAGVDALIGRTAWDHAHALFRNPSASYFHVDEMIRPSFRQASAWSLDQSSALTVMSTSGASPIKGLPVLLEAISNLRQVDIPVRLKLAGISPQPGRSGLNRLIHRRIAELGLNDAVDILGWLPAKDLVSHLHTSRCFVTPSLMENSSNALCEAQLVGVPCVASDTGGLSSIVSHGQTGLLCSPGDSTMLAARMNDVLSNSDLAQSLSSNGRAAALQRHAPEQIVRDLLRCYRNVAESSSTPSNQVKQTSAPLLAT, via the coding sequence ATGAGTTCGCTGGTCCGACCGCTCCTCGATTCGGGTGAAGTACAACTCGCAATCGTTACGTCACTTCCCGGATACCCCGACGTCGAGTTCGCAGACGACGAAGTGACCTACTTCAACATTGGTGCAAACCGTGTCTTGGAAACCTACGGAGCGTTTCGGAAAACGCGAATCAATCGGCTGCTCCACAAGGCAACTCAAATTGCCAAACGATGGGCGCCCGATTTAATTCACTTTCACGGTAGCGAGCGGATCTTCGGACTGGTGCGTTCTCGTGGGATGCTCAACGTGCCTTCGGTCCTTTCGATCCAAGGAATTGTCGAAGAGATACACCGTGTCTACGACCACGGAATACGGTCGTCGGATCGCCGGTTGGCGTGGACGGTATCGGATCTACTGCGTTACAGTACTCCGGCCACAATTCGTCAGAAATACGCGGCTCAGATTCCACTGGAACGCGAAATCTTGGCCGGTGTCGACGCCTTGATCGGACGAACGGCGTGGGATCATGCACACGCGTTATTTCGCAATCCGTCAGCGTCCTACTTTCATGTCGACGAAATGATCCGTCCGTCGTTTCGGCAAGCCTCAGCTTGGTCGCTCGATCAATCCAGTGCTTTAACGGTGATGAGCACCTCCGGCGCCTCGCCGATTAAAGGCCTACCTGTCCTTCTCGAAGCGATCTCAAACTTACGCCAAGTGGATATCCCGGTTCGATTAAAGCTTGCCGGAATCTCACCACAACCGGGAAGGAGCGGTCTTAACCGTCTCATCCATCGGCGCATCGCCGAACTAGGGCTCAATGATGCGGTAGACATTCTTGGCTGGCTTCCGGCAAAGGACCTCGTTTCTCATCTGCACACGTCACGATGTTTCGTCACCCCATCTTTGATGGAAAACAGCAGCAATGCGCTCTGCGAGGCCCAACTTGTAGGAGTCCCGTGCGTCGCCAGTGACACGGGCGGTCTGTCATCGATCGTCAGCCATGGACAAACAGGATTGCTGTGTAGCCCCGGTGATTCGACGATGCTTGCTGCACGGATGAATGACGTCCTTTCCAATTCCGACCTTGCCCAATCGCTCTCCTCGAATGGCCGAGCAGCGGCACTTCAGCGACATGCCCCCGAGCAAATCGTCCGTGACCTTCTTCGGTGCTACCGAAACGTCGCCGAGTCGTCATCAACACCAAGCAATCAAGTCAAGCAAACGTCAGCCCCTCTGCTGGCAACCTAG
- a CDS encoding polysaccharide biosynthesis protein, with product MLFSAIYTFAFALRFDLKIPDTYRVRFFVTLPVIVGIKIIIFGIGGQLHGWWRMVSFRDLIGIARACLICFLVLLAADYFSHNVRIPRSVLISDMLLSLLVIGGLRSSWRVFDEVLRPVWRPDQYQATALVGIDTETIFLAGQIQSHGRLPLRVVGLISVNPISKKQKNQTAGGFQVLGALDHLEQIATYHNLSKVLVHTELLPGKVMRELMDQCKKTDIELQIVPKFEQRMDGTKTIPTRSINIEDLLRREPAELDLGDIRDLITGKTVLVTGAGGSIGSEICRQVHRFNPERLVLLGRGENRIFHIDNELNRLGRQTIQETVIADIRDRERIDEVFDRYKPAVVFHAAAHKHVPLMEKNVREAVINNVLGTKSVVDAADRHGCSKFVLISSDKSVRPSSVMGATKRVAEMYVSAISCRSKTQFMSVRFGNVLGSAGSVVPLFKQQIERGGPITVTDERMTRFFMTIPEASQLVIQAASMGTGGDLFVLDMGSPVKIVDLARDLIRLSGLPENAIDIVFSGTRPGEKLYEELADDEGDIHATKHPKILSVERLPCDETAVENLIAFLTSPEADVEEIRSRLLSLGKGSTEYLQGAASSLASRAQMAQETS from the coding sequence GTGCTATTTTCGGCAATCTATACGTTCGCGTTCGCTTTACGCTTCGACCTAAAAATCCCAGATACCTATCGGGTCAGATTCTTTGTAACACTTCCGGTCATCGTCGGAATCAAGATCATCATCTTTGGGATCGGTGGTCAGTTGCATGGATGGTGGCGGATGGTCAGCTTCCGTGACCTTATCGGCATCGCTCGGGCATGCTTGATTTGTTTCTTGGTTTTGCTGGCGGCAGACTACTTTAGCCACAACGTTCGCATTCCCCGCTCGGTCTTGATCTCTGACATGCTATTAAGCCTACTCGTGATCGGTGGGCTACGATCGAGTTGGAGAGTCTTTGACGAAGTGTTGCGACCGGTCTGGCGTCCCGATCAGTACCAAGCGACCGCACTCGTCGGTATCGACACCGAAACGATCTTTCTGGCCGGCCAAATCCAATCTCACGGACGCCTACCACTTCGAGTTGTGGGATTGATCTCGGTCAACCCCATCTCCAAAAAGCAAAAGAACCAAACTGCCGGCGGATTCCAGGTGCTCGGTGCGCTCGATCATCTTGAACAGATCGCAACTTATCACAACCTGTCAAAGGTTCTTGTCCACACAGAGTTGTTGCCTGGCAAGGTAATGCGAGAGTTGATGGATCAATGCAAGAAAACCGATATTGAATTGCAAATCGTCCCGAAGTTCGAACAGCGGATGGATGGCACGAAAACGATCCCGACTCGAAGCATCAATATCGAAGACTTGCTTCGGCGCGAACCGGCCGAACTTGACCTCGGCGACATCCGTGATTTGATCACCGGAAAGACTGTCCTCGTGACAGGGGCCGGAGGGAGTATCGGATCAGAAATTTGCCGACAGGTTCATCGCTTCAACCCAGAACGACTCGTGTTATTGGGGCGTGGAGAAAACCGCATCTTTCACATCGACAATGAGTTAAATCGACTGGGCAGACAAACGATCCAAGAAACCGTCATCGCCGACATTCGCGACCGCGAGCGAATTGACGAAGTGTTCGATCGCTATAAACCTGCCGTTGTTTTTCACGCCGCCGCTCACAAACACGTTCCCTTGATGGAAAAGAACGTCCGCGAAGCCGTCATCAACAACGTGCTGGGAACGAAGTCAGTCGTCGACGCAGCGGATAGACACGGTTGTTCTAAGTTTGTTTTGATTTCAAGCGATAAGTCGGTTCGCCCGTCAAGCGTCATGGGGGCAACCAAACGCGTCGCGGAAATGTATGTCTCGGCCATCAGTTGCCGATCAAAGACACAATTCATGAGCGTACGTTTCGGAAACGTCCTTGGTTCCGCGGGCAGCGTCGTCCCTTTGTTCAAGCAGCAAATCGAGCGTGGTGGCCCCATCACGGTCACCGATGAACGCATGACGCGATTCTTCATGACGATTCCCGAAGCGTCCCAGCTCGTAATCCAAGCAGCCTCGATGGGCACCGGCGGTGATCTGTTTGTTTTGGATATGGGGTCGCCCGTCAAAATCGTCGATCTTGCCCGCGACCTTATCCGACTTTCCGGTCTTCCCGAGAATGCAATTGACATCGTCTTTTCTGGTACCCGACCGGGCGAAAAACTCTATGAGGAGCTCGCCGATGATGAGGGAGATATTCACGCGACAAAACATCCCAAAATTCTGTCAGTCGAACGGTTGCCTTGTGACGAAACCGCCGTGGAAAACCTAATCGCATTCTTGACATCCCCTGAAGCAGATGTCGAAGAGATTCGTTCGCGACTGCTATCGCTCGGCAAAGGATCTACCGAGTACCTGCAAGGGGCAGCTTCTTCACTCGCCAGCCGAGCACAGATGGCGCAAGAGACGTCGTGA
- a CDS encoding flippase, which yields MSRTRTNQSHFFVPVQLSSLSRFPLPKFVINRLSAKDEKARILSNVGWLLSDRLLGAAISFFVGVVVARYLGVEDFGLLNYAMAFVALFRVAATLGLEEVLVRDLVRHPDDRYAILGSACFLRFISGWLTIGVINMAIRIVRPDDTIAQNLVGIASLVHVANVFILLQRWNTSQVLAKHNVIAVQTATVAASLAKIVAVFLGATMVWFIWANVALVWVNAALLVYFYLASGQSIRQWTPSVDWMARLMRDAWPRIPSGVASTIQTQIGALVVGDLLGERELGIYSVALRVFLLLTLLPNVVCQSLVPTLVKAAQTGRDTFLESLTNLYRLTIIVYLSALFVIAFFASFGFAFIFGPDYRESGSVLMWMSIPLFVLFTSSVRMWFIITENLMKYAMYLAFIQAAVTVIGYTLLIQSFGLYGAVVGLTISGVIGIVADLFHPIARDSTHSLVAAITSFWKIQNPLGR from the coding sequence ATGAGCCGAACCCGAACGAATCAATCTCATTTCTTTGTCCCAGTTCAGTTGTCCTCTTTAAGTCGTTTTCCGCTTCCGAAGTTTGTCATCAATCGTCTTTCAGCGAAGGACGAAAAGGCCCGCATTTTATCGAACGTTGGCTGGTTACTGAGCGACCGTTTGTTGGGCGCGGCGATTTCGTTTTTTGTCGGTGTCGTTGTCGCAAGGTATCTTGGCGTTGAAGATTTCGGATTACTCAACTACGCGATGGCGTTTGTCGCGTTGTTTCGTGTCGCGGCGACGCTCGGACTCGAAGAAGTGCTAGTCCGAGACTTAGTGCGACATCCCGATGACCGCTATGCGATCCTTGGATCAGCATGCTTCCTTCGATTCATTAGTGGTTGGTTGACAATTGGTGTGATCAATATGGCAATTCGTATCGTCCGACCGGACGACACGATCGCACAAAACCTCGTCGGCATCGCATCCCTGGTTCACGTTGCGAACGTATTCATCCTTTTACAACGCTGGAATACCTCTCAGGTACTCGCCAAGCACAACGTCATCGCGGTTCAGACCGCGACCGTGGCAGCGTCGCTGGCGAAGATCGTCGCAGTCTTCCTCGGTGCGACGATGGTCTGGTTTATTTGGGCCAACGTTGCGTTGGTTTGGGTCAATGCCGCGTTATTGGTTTACTTCTATCTCGCATCGGGACAGTCGATTCGCCAATGGACTCCCAGCGTCGATTGGATGGCGCGACTGATGCGGGATGCTTGGCCGCGAATTCCCTCCGGAGTAGCCTCCACCATCCAGACTCAAATTGGGGCGTTGGTCGTCGGAGATCTGCTCGGCGAACGTGAATTAGGAATCTACTCGGTCGCGTTACGCGTGTTCTTGCTCTTGACACTGCTGCCTAACGTGGTTTGCCAATCCTTGGTTCCGACTCTCGTAAAAGCAGCTCAGACCGGCCGAGATACATTTCTCGAATCACTTACGAATCTGTATCGGCTTACGATCATCGTTTACCTATCAGCCCTATTTGTGATCGCGTTCTTCGCGTCATTCGGCTTTGCGTTCATCTTTGGCCCGGACTACCGGGAATCCGGATCAGTATTGATGTGGATGTCGATTCCGCTGTTTGTCCTGTTCACCAGCAGCGTTCGAATGTGGTTCATCATCACAGAAAACCTGATGAAATATGCGATGTACTTGGCGTTCATTCAGGCCGCCGTAACGGTCATCGGCTACACGCTGCTGATTCAGTCATTTGGGCTTTACGGTGCTGTGGTCGGCCTGACCATCAGCGGGGTGATTGGCATCGTCGCGGACCTGTTTCATCCAATCGCTCGCGACAGCACCCATTCGCTGGTCGCTGCCATCACGAGTTTTTGGAAAATTCAAAATCCGTTAGGCCGCTAG
- a CDS encoding acyltransferase has protein sequence MAFWIGRNGRLRIGDGCAISNTTIISQQTVEIHDNTFIGGGCEIYDTDFHQLDPVARRENVGPITTGSIVIGPDAFIGSGTIILKDVTIGKASIVGAGSVVTKSIPANQVWGGVPARFIRDLPSSENSPQISNDAQ, from the coding sequence ATGGCTTTTTGGATCGGGCGTAATGGCAGACTACGCATTGGCGATGGTTGTGCAATTTCAAACACCACGATCATCTCACAGCAGACCGTGGAAATCCACGACAACACCTTCATCGGTGGCGGATGCGAAATCTATGACACCGACTTTCATCAGCTTGATCCGGTCGCACGCAGAGAGAACGTCGGACCGATTACAACCGGTTCGATCGTCATCGGCCCGGACGCGTTTATCGGTTCCGGAACCATTATTTTGAAAGATGTCACTATCGGGAAAGCTTCGATCGTTGGTGCAGGCAGCGTCGTCACCAAATCGATCCCGGCGAACCAAGTTTGGGGCGGTGTCCCAGCTCGCTTCATTCGAGATCTTCCCTCTTCCGAGAACTCCCCTCAGATCTCGAACGACGCACAATGA
- a CDS encoding exosortase C-terminal domain/associated protein EpsI: protein MNRRIVSKSVFVLVLLVASNFAVAYIREGYEMGSVVPPKKDLAEMPLTLGSWSGTNLPADPRLREILCAKSGVDRVYRNEEATDVLVHAVWTDDYLRLHFPQQCYRESGWELIDTNDIQIERSPEKSFPAKILTFKQDGRQIQVLYWFQLGEHVFLDRVQHRLLRRKVCWGKTEWPPLMKFMLETEDTGLERSESSLIEVASLLDQQIQNSESDQ from the coding sequence ATGAACAGAAGGATTGTTTCGAAAAGCGTTTTCGTACTCGTCTTGTTGGTCGCCAGCAATTTTGCGGTTGCCTACATCCGCGAAGGATACGAAATGGGATCGGTGGTCCCCCCAAAAAAGGACCTCGCCGAAATGCCGTTGACGCTCGGTAGTTGGTCCGGGACGAACCTGCCGGCGGACCCCAGACTTCGCGAAATCCTTTGTGCGAAGTCTGGTGTTGATCGAGTTTATCGTAACGAGGAAGCGACCGATGTTTTGGTCCATGCCGTTTGGACCGACGACTATTTACGGCTTCACTTTCCCCAGCAGTGTTACCGCGAAAGTGGATGGGAGTTGATCGACACCAACGACATTCAAATCGAACGATCGCCGGAAAAATCATTTCCCGCGAAGATCCTGACTTTCAAGCAGGATGGCAGACAAATTCAAGTGCTCTACTGGTTTCAATTGGGCGAGCATGTGTTTTTAGATCGTGTTCAACACCGTCTTTTGAGACGTAAAGTCTGCTGGGGCAAAACGGAATGGCCACCGCTGATGAAATTCATGCTCGAGACGGAAGACACCGGGCTGGAACGCTCCGAATCATCATTGATCGAAGTCGCATCGTTACTCGATCAACAAATTCAAAACAGCGAATCGGATCAATAG
- a CDS encoding glycosyltransferase, with the protein MNVLIVLPVDYPTGGAAANRIEKFARGLASCGAKPYVLAAKLVSNTATPTDSSERWETDRHGIKFLNIAWSRPLRILPFYLARAIRLRHSFRQYARETIARERIDAVILYGHSGIISGPIASHCRQLNIPCIMDITEYHPVTFKRVLMLQSLDQWLCLHRLLPRLDGVIAISSWLEAFATSKRTPTLKVPVLGDADDDRFPTSDSRPNVRPHRFRMLYLGQLAERDLPETMLAGLKQAIENRIDAELVIVGSVHSRSNGRNVRALIDKDPILKERVILTGWVSDEELRQYLQSSDCFVLLREDEIQTRACLPTRLPDYLLAGKPVILSDVGDLSVYFRHRENAWTIPPGDQPERVANALAELSESADESRRIGQSGKDTCRLQFCHKKHGRAIMQFLEQLSASKN; encoded by the coding sequence ATGAACGTCCTTATTGTTCTTCCGGTCGACTATCCCACCGGTGGCGCCGCCGCGAATCGAATTGAGAAATTCGCTCGGGGACTGGCATCGTGCGGCGCTAAACCTTATGTACTTGCCGCGAAACTTGTCTCGAATACAGCGACACCAACCGATTCGTCAGAGCGATGGGAAACCGACAGACACGGAATCAAGTTTCTCAACATCGCATGGTCTCGTCCGCTGCGAATCCTGCCGTTTTATCTAGCCCGAGCGATTCGGCTTCGCCATTCTTTTCGGCAATACGCGAGGGAAACGATCGCTCGCGAGCGCATCGACGCGGTCATTCTTTACGGACATTCCGGAATCATTAGCGGTCCGATTGCGTCACACTGCCGGCAACTTAACATTCCCTGCATCATGGATATCACCGAATATCACCCGGTGACGTTCAAACGCGTTCTCATGCTTCAGTCGCTCGACCAATGGCTTTGTCTTCACCGCCTGCTTCCCAGACTTGACGGCGTGATCGCAATTTCAAGTTGGCTTGAAGCATTCGCAACGTCGAAGCGAACGCCGACCTTGAAGGTCCCCGTTCTCGGCGATGCTGACGACGATCGATTTCCGACTTCGGATTCGAGACCCAATGTTCGGCCCCATCGATTTCGAATGCTGTACCTAGGTCAGTTGGCGGAGCGTGACCTTCCAGAAACGATGCTCGCCGGACTAAAGCAAGCGATCGAGAACCGGATCGATGCGGAACTTGTCATCGTTGGTTCAGTCCACTCTCGAAGTAACGGCAGAAACGTACGTGCGCTAATCGACAAAGATCCGATCCTAAAAGAACGTGTCATATTGACCGGTTGGGTTTCCGACGAGGAGCTTCGGCAATACCTTCAGTCAAGTGATTGCTTTGTACTGCTTCGTGAAGACGAGATCCAAACTCGTGCCTGCTTGCCGACCAGATTGCCGGATTATCTCCTAGCCGGAAAACCTGTGATTCTGTCCGACGTAGGCGATCTATCGGTTTACTTTCGGCACCGTGAAAATGCGTGGACGATCCCGCCAGGGGATCAACCAGAACGTGTCGCAAACGCACTCGCAGAACTCAGTGAATCGGCAGACGAGTCACGCCGGATCGGGCAATCGGGCAAAGATACTTGCCGGTTGCAATTCTGCCACAAAAAACATGGACGCGCCATCATGCAGTTTCTTGAACAACTTTCCGCAAGCAAAAATTGA
- a CDS encoding polysaccharide biosynthesis tyrosine autokinase yields the protein MIAPVTEEKQLSLPPSWNTSDVVPSDNDVAQLDPKDFLHTLRRKGVLAAMIGFPIGVAVAIAVFTSLPEKYVASAILRLSATETNLVFDGAEPVDFEIFQGTQREMVQTHMVMTAALRNQALSDSSVLHEERPIEWMLDNISVTTPKDTEIMKISTVAPLEANPIAIVNSTVEAYLNEVVNREKSLRLSKLTGIEKVLDEKLKQSVRQRNDLKNLVEQFGTGDSATLAIKQQMLVQELGYVRRELIKHQSEKLAMQGQLTALRASLSTLRREGRGDALAEPGDELADGRRPGEDLPSEETVSQEPTESWLEESEIDRLIAQDRIYNELVRDKMSSFRAQTEAEAAFRSDAKSPYRQVQAEIDKALNERREQIIEEALAVAPIRERARMHLAKKETEERVAQLEAQLPVTTELLAQLTQEESRLMQEFRKVGNSSIEVEMERAELAQLDRVIESIGRQCEELRVELESRPRVEKIQSAEELQPAGFLKRVGMSGASGMLAFLVPFGLILGLDFAQRRVGCAGGLDGKTGIPVVGTLPVIPRSALKNIGNTKSRKGQQWQNRLHEAAKRVGATMIGTYDSRDADCLVLLVTSTVRGEGKSTVAAQLARGLASKSRSVILCDFDLRRPRQHLMFGADNQIGLSEILREEVEVETAILESTIPGLKIVSAGQCNSQTIDSLVEGNAGPLLSELRSHADVIVIDAGPILTSADVGYLCPHVDRILFAARRDVSRIPSMHRALDAIPAWEHQIAGTVLIDKCDDRADASF from the coding sequence ATGATCGCCCCTGTCACTGAAGAAAAGCAACTTTCGCTCCCACCGAGTTGGAATACGAGTGATGTTGTTCCCTCCGACAACGACGTCGCTCAACTTGATCCGAAGGACTTCCTGCACACACTTCGCCGAAAGGGTGTGCTCGCCGCGATGATCGGCTTTCCGATCGGCGTTGCGGTCGCGATCGCAGTTTTCACGTCACTGCCGGAGAAGTACGTCGCATCCGCAATCCTTCGCCTCTCGGCGACGGAAACCAACTTGGTATTCGATGGCGCCGAGCCGGTGGACTTTGAAATTTTTCAGGGAACTCAGCGGGAAATGGTTCAAACTCACATGGTGATGACGGCGGCCCTGCGCAACCAGGCGTTGTCGGACTCGAGTGTCCTTCATGAAGAGCGTCCGATCGAATGGATGCTCGATAACATTTCAGTAACGACCCCCAAAGACACAGAGATCATGAAGATCTCGACGGTCGCGCCGCTCGAAGCAAATCCCATTGCGATCGTCAACTCGACCGTCGAAGCCTACCTCAATGAAGTTGTCAATCGCGAGAAGTCGTTGCGTCTTTCAAAGTTGACCGGAATTGAAAAGGTACTCGACGAGAAACTCAAACAGTCGGTTCGCCAACGCAACGATCTCAAGAACTTGGTGGAGCAATTCGGGACCGGTGATTCAGCCACCCTGGCGATTAAGCAACAAATGCTGGTCCAAGAACTTGGTTACGTTCGCCGAGAACTCATCAAGCATCAGTCAGAAAAACTTGCAATGCAGGGACAACTCACCGCGCTGCGGGCCTCACTTTCGACCCTGCGGCGGGAGGGTCGAGGCGATGCCTTGGCCGAACCGGGTGATGAATTGGCAGACGGGCGGCGTCCCGGCGAGGACCTGCCTTCCGAGGAGACTGTGTCTCAGGAGCCGACCGAGTCCTGGTTGGAAGAATCGGAGATTGACCGCCTGATCGCACAGGACCGGATCTATAACGAGCTGGTCCGTGACAAAATGAGTTCTTTTCGCGCCCAGACCGAAGCGGAAGCAGCGTTTCGCTCGGACGCCAAATCCCCCTACCGCCAAGTCCAAGCGGAGATCGACAAAGCGCTGAACGAACGGCGCGAACAAATCATCGAGGAAGCTCTCGCGGTTGCGCCCATCCGCGAGCGAGCCCGGATGCATTTGGCGAAGAAAGAAACGGAGGAGCGGGTCGCTCAACTCGAAGCGCAGCTTCCAGTGACGACAGAATTACTGGCTCAACTGACACAAGAAGAGTCACGGCTAATGCAGGAGTTCCGAAAGGTTGGCAACAGTTCAATTGAGGTGGAAATGGAGCGTGCCGAACTCGCCCAACTCGATCGCGTTATCGAATCAATCGGGCGGCAATGCGAGGAACTTCGAGTCGAGCTTGAGTCCCGTCCACGGGTGGAAAAAATCCAATCCGCGGAGGAACTGCAGCCCGCCGGCTTTTTAAAACGCGTCGGGATGTCTGGGGCAAGTGGGATGTTAGCCTTCCTTGTTCCGTTCGGTCTGATTCTCGGCCTGGACTTCGCCCAGCGACGTGTCGGCTGTGCCGGAGGTCTTGACGGAAAGACCGGGATCCCGGTGGTTGGCACCCTACCGGTGATTCCCCGATCGGCACTGAAAAACATTGGCAATACCAAGAGCCGCAAAGGTCAACAATGGCAGAACCGACTGCACGAAGCGGCCAAGCGTGTCGGCGCAACCATGATCGGAACCTACGACAGCCGCGATGCCGATTGCTTGGTATTGCTAGTGACCAGCACGGTTCGGGGCGAAGGAAAATCGACTGTCGCCGCTCAGCTTGCCCGTGGCTTGGCCTCGAAATCTCGTTCCGTCATCCTTTGCGATTTTGACTTACGCCGGCCCCGACAACATCTAATGTTCGGTGCTGATAATCAGATTGGACTGTCGGAAATATTGCGTGAAGAAGTCGAGGTCGAAACGGCAATCCTTGAATCGACCATTCCCGGATTGAAAATTGTCTCCGCCGGACAGTGCAATTCGCAGACGATCGACTCGCTCGTCGAAGGGAACGCGGGGCCACTGCTTAGCGAACTTCGAAGCCATGCCGACGTGATCGTGATCGACGCAGGTCCGATCTTGACGTCTGCTGACGTGGGTTACCTCTGCCCTCATGTCGATCGAATTTTGTTTGCCGCACGCCGGGACGTCAGTCGGATTCCGTCAATGCACCGCGCCCTTGACGCAATTCCCGCATGGGAGCATCAGATCGCCGGGACCGTGTTGATCGATAAATGTGACGACCGTGCGGACGCGTCTTTTTAA
- a CDS encoding glycosyltransferase family 2 protein, protein MANSPLVSIIIPVYNAAHFLPETLRSVSEQRFTDWELILVDDGSSDDSLSIAHRFAVDHGNTKVIGNSCNQGLPTTLNIGLAQARGDYIARLDADDQMLPTRLQEQVDFLDCKPEIGLLGSSAITIDGDGNPRGTQQMPHSDEDIRWHETTGRASSFLHPSVMMRAAVLRDHGLTYDTMFAASQDKQLWFEMLQHCKGANLKTPLIYYRRHGGSISETKRTQQSANAERVCHRWVEQLLGRPIPSSAVCNLVRSLRREVPVGEQTLALMMELLDSLTRQPNCDPKNMKSLRVRVLMRLLRFHPLWRWPEMIRNGLLKIATDESGASSLVQSPRP, encoded by the coding sequence ATGGCAAACAGCCCACTCGTTTCGATCATTATCCCGGTTTACAACGCAGCACACTTCCTACCCGAAACGCTGCGAAGCGTTTCCGAGCAACGGTTTACTGACTGGGAGCTGATCCTTGTTGATGACGGATCGAGTGATGATTCGCTTTCGATTGCCCATCGATTCGCGGTCGATCATGGGAACACGAAAGTGATCGGCAACTCATGCAATCAAGGACTGCCCACGACACTCAACATTGGCCTTGCCCAAGCCCGTGGTGACTACATCGCGCGTTTAGACGCTGACGATCAAATGCTACCGACGCGACTACAAGAGCAGGTAGATTTCTTGGATTGCAAGCCCGAGATCGGTTTACTTGGCAGTTCGGCGATCACAATTGACGGAGACGGAAATCCGCGCGGCACTCAACAAATGCCGCATAGCGATGAAGACATTCGTTGGCACGAAACGACGGGTCGAGCATCATCGTTCTTACACCCTTCCGTGATGATGCGTGCGGCGGTATTGCGTGATCACGGATTGACCTACGACACAATGTTTGCCGCTTCGCAAGATAAACAGCTCTGGTTTGAGATGCTGCAACATTGCAAAGGCGCAAACCTGAAAACCCCGCTCATCTACTATCGCCGGCACGGGGGTTCGATTTCGGAAACCAAACGCACGCAACAGTCGGCCAACGCCGAACGGGTCTGTCATCGCTGGGTCGAACAGCTTCTCGGCCGGCCGATTCCATCATCAGCCGTTTGCAATTTAGTTCGATCGTTGCGCCGTGAAGTTCCAGTCGGTGAGCAAACGCTGGCTCTGATGATGGAGTTACTCGATTCACTAACGAGGCAACCAAACTGCGACCCCAAAAACATGAAATCGCTTCGTGTCCGAGTATTGATGCGGCTCCTGCGATTTCATCCACTTTGGCGATGGCCGGAAATGATCCGCAACGGCCTGCTAAAAATTGCGACCGATGAGTCGGGGGCAAGTTCTCTTGTACAAAGTCCGCGGCCATGA